The following proteins are co-located in the Noviherbaspirillum sp. UKPF54 genome:
- a CDS encoding ATP-binding cassette domain-containing protein, with the protein MAVIFLTNAQLAFGHVALLDHAEFSLEPGERVGLIGRNGTGKSSLLKIIAGYSKLDDGLLVMQQGLKIAYVEQEPQFASDMSVFDAVASGMGELPQLLEEYNGLAGQLGGGDDAALMDRMHAIQSRLDAADAWSLSNRVETTLARLSLDKSALMGTLSGGTQKRVALARALVGAPDVLLLDEPTNHLDFTSIMWLEALLRDFKGSILFITHDRSFLDNVATRIIELDRGRLLSFPGNFSAYQTRKAEQLEIEAVENAKFDKFLAQEEVWIRKGVEARRTRNEGRVRRLEELRRQRGARREQQGQVRLDVSAGERSGKIVAELEHVGKRYGDKVIVRDFSTIILRGDKVGLIGPNGAGKTTLLKLILGEEAPDTGTIKPGARLQIAYFDQMRAQLNEEASLADTISPGSDWVEINGQRKHVMTYLSDFLFAPERARSPVKSLSGGERNRLLLARLFAKPANVLVLDEPTNDLDIDTLELLEELLEDYSGTVFLVSHDRAFLDNVVTQVIVAEGEGLWREYVGGYSDWERVRATSAVPAKASAKTESKPAPKEQPQAAKPKKLSYKEQRELETLPQLIADLEAEQKTISEQLADPELYRQRPEEVQRLNERFAEIDELLMESLEKWEAIEAKAKG; encoded by the coding sequence ATGGCGGTTATTTTCCTCACCAACGCGCAACTTGCATTCGGCCACGTCGCCTTGCTTGATCACGCGGAATTTTCCCTGGAGCCGGGCGAGCGCGTCGGTCTCATCGGCCGCAACGGCACCGGCAAATCCTCGCTGCTGAAAATTATTGCAGGCTACTCCAAGCTGGACGACGGCTTGCTGGTGATGCAGCAGGGGCTCAAGATCGCGTATGTGGAGCAGGAACCGCAGTTCGCCAGCGATATGAGCGTATTCGACGCCGTCGCGTCCGGCATGGGCGAGCTGCCGCAGCTGCTTGAAGAATACAACGGGCTAGCCGGGCAACTGGGCGGTGGCGATGATGCTGCTCTCATGGACCGCATGCACGCGATTCAGTCCAGGCTCGACGCAGCCGACGCGTGGAGCCTTAGCAATCGGGTGGAAACAACGCTGGCGCGCCTGAGCCTCGACAAGAGCGCGCTGATGGGAACACTGTCCGGCGGCACGCAAAAGCGTGTTGCTCTGGCGCGTGCACTGGTCGGGGCTCCGGACGTGCTGTTGCTCGACGAGCCGACCAACCACCTCGACTTCACTTCCATCATGTGGCTGGAAGCGCTGCTGCGCGACTTTAAGGGCAGTATCCTGTTCATCACCCACGACCGCTCCTTCCTTGACAATGTCGCCACCCGCATCATCGAGCTCGACCGCGGACGCTTGCTTTCCTTCCCCGGCAATTTCAGCGCCTACCAGACGCGCAAGGCCGAGCAGCTCGAAATCGAGGCCGTCGAAAACGCTAAGTTCGACAAGTTCCTTGCGCAGGAAGAAGTCTGGATCCGCAAGGGTGTGGAAGCGCGCCGCACGCGCAACGAAGGCCGCGTGCGCCGCCTGGAAGAACTGCGCCGCCAGCGCGGTGCCCGGCGCGAGCAGCAGGGGCAGGTCCGGCTCGACGTGTCGGCGGGCGAGCGCTCCGGCAAGATCGTTGCGGAGCTGGAGCATGTCGGCAAGCGTTACGGCGACAAGGTCATCGTGCGCGATTTCAGCACAATCATCCTGCGCGGCGACAAGGTCGGCCTGATCGGCCCCAACGGCGCGGGCAAGACCACGCTGCTGAAACTGATTCTCGGCGAGGAAGCGCCGGATACGGGTACGATCAAGCCGGGCGCACGTCTGCAGATCGCGTATTTCGACCAGATGCGCGCGCAGCTGAATGAAGAGGCGAGTTTGGCCGATACCATTTCGCCGGGCAGCGACTGGGTCGAAATCAACGGCCAGCGCAAGCATGTGATGACCTATCTGTCCGATTTCCTGTTCGCGCCGGAGCGCGCCCGTTCGCCGGTGAAATCCCTGTCGGGCGGCGAACGCAATCGCTTGCTGCTGGCGCGGCTGTTTGCCAAGCCGGCCAACGTGCTGGTGCTCGACGAGCCGACCAACGACCTCGATATCGATACGCTGGAGCTACTGGAAGAACTGCTGGAAGATTACAGCGGTACCGTGTTTTTGGTCAGCCATGACCGCGCCTTCCTCGACAACGTAGTCACGCAGGTGATCGTCGCGGAGGGCGAGGGATTGTGGCGCGAGTATGTCGGCGGATATTCCGATTGGGAGCGTGTGCGCGCAACGAGTGCCGTGCCGGCGAAGGCATCTGCCAAAACGGAGAGCAAGCCCGCTCCCAAGGAGCAGCCGCAGGCGGCGAAACCGAAGAAACTCAGCTACAAGGAACAGCGCGAGCTGGAAACGCTGCCGCAACTCATTGCCGATCTCGAAGCGGAGCAGAAGACGATCTCTGAACAGCTGGCCGATCCGGAGCTGTACCGGCAACGGCCGGAAGAGGTGCAGCGGCTCAACGAACGCTTCGCAGAGATCGACGAGTTGCTGATGGAAAGTCTTGAAAAGTGGGAAGCGATCGAGGCGAAAGCAAAGGGTTGA
- a CDS encoding SirB1 family protein, translated as MVIKSLDYFASLVQEDDSIPLFEAALAIAQDVDPNLDLAATQAEVDMLAAKLQRRFPSDASNIQKLRLLNHFFYRELGFAGNVNDYYDPDNSYLHRVISTRRGIPISLAVLYMELAQQIGLNVKGISFPGHFLMKLSVQSGEIVLDPFNGASLSREELEERLEPYFEQQSYPGAIPLSYYLHAAHPREILVRMLRNLKTLFVEHLRWQRVLGVQQRLVILLPDEITERRDRGLAYANLECPQAALLDLEAYLAERPYAPDAESLRGKLPELREACKRMN; from the coding sequence CTCGATTACTTCGCGTCGCTGGTACAGGAGGACGATTCGATCCCCCTGTTCGAAGCCGCACTGGCCATTGCGCAGGACGTCGATCCGAATCTGGACCTGGCGGCGACGCAGGCCGAAGTCGACATGCTTGCCGCAAAGCTGCAGCGGCGCTTTCCATCGGATGCTTCGAACATCCAGAAACTGCGGCTGCTCAATCATTTTTTCTACCGCGAACTCGGCTTTGCCGGGAACGTGAACGACTACTACGATCCCGACAACAGCTACCTGCACCGCGTCATTAGCACGCGGCGCGGCATACCGATTTCGCTGGCGGTGCTGTATATGGAGCTGGCACAGCAGATCGGCCTGAACGTCAAGGGCATTTCCTTCCCCGGCCACTTCCTGATGAAACTGTCGGTACAGTCGGGCGAAATCGTGCTCGATCCGTTCAATGGCGCCAGCCTGTCGCGCGAAGAACTGGAAGAGCGGCTGGAGCCTTACTTCGAGCAGCAGAGCTATCCGGGCGCGATCCCGCTGTCGTATTACCTGCATGCCGCCCATCCACGCGAAATCCTGGTACGCATGCTGCGCAACCTGAAAACGCTGTTCGTCGAGCATCTGCGCTGGCAGCGCGTTCTGGGCGTGCAGCAGCGGCTGGTGATCCTGCTGCCGGATGAAATCACTGAACGGCGCGACCGCGGACTGGCCTACGCCAACCTGGAATGCCCGCAGGCCGCGCTGCTGGACTTGGAAGCTTATCTGGCCGAACGTCCGTATGCGCCGGACGCGGAATCCTTGCGCGGAAAGCTGCCGGAACTGCGCGAAGCGTGCAAGCGAATGAACTAG